One Engraulis encrasicolus isolate BLACKSEA-1 chromosome 5, IST_EnEncr_1.0, whole genome shotgun sequence DNA segment encodes these proteins:
- the trip13 gene encoding pachytene checkpoint protein 2 homolog isoform X1, whose protein sequence is MDVRMDGDRMEVFSEPLQNGGGVSKNIHVEVSVKSSSTAKRSEIRKCTLALLNRHRMVFGNYKWTEFDEDFLSANVESVAIVDAEREPIDLKNCNLTVYVYSLSEDEPSMLALEEGQELSAASSWLLPAAEFHGIWESLVYDGEVKTQLLDYVSTTIFFSDKNVDSNLIAWNRVVLLHGPPGTGKTSLCKALAQKLSIRLSNRYTYGQFVEINSHSLFSKWFSESGKLVTRMFQNIQQLIDDKDALVFVLIDEVESLTTARNASQAGTEPSDAIRVVNAVLTQLDQIKRHPNVVILTTSNVSEKIDLAFVDRADIKQYIGPPSTEAIFGIYQSCLEELMKCQIIYPRQQLLTMFELQTMDFKESNVSQLSLTLRNIAIKSKGLSGRALRKLPFLAHALFVKAPTISLEGFLVALDKAVDKQIEERKHLVNSV, encoded by the exons CACTGCAAAGAGATCTGAAATAAGAAAGTGCACACTGGCACTACTGAACCGACACCGCATGGTATTCGGAAACTACAAGTGGACTGAGTTCGATGAAGATTTCCTCAGTGCGAATGTAGAGTCTGTGGCCATTGTGGATGCAGAAAGAGAG CCAATTGATTTGAAGAATTGCAATCTGACTGTGTATGTTTACTCCCTGAGTGAAGATGAGCCCAGCATGCTTGCCCTGGAGGAGGGCCAAGAGCTGTCGGCAGCTAGTTCCTGGCTTCTACCAGCAG CTGAGTTCCATGGTATATGGGAGAGCCTTGTCTATGATGGTGAAGTCAAAACTCAg CTTTTGGACTACGTGTCCACAACGATTTTCTTCTCGGACAAAAATGTGGACAGCAACCTGATTGCATGGAACAGAGTGGTTCTACTTCACG GACCCCCGGGCACAGGGAAAACGTCACTGTGCAAAGCACTCGCCCAGAAGCTTTCCATCAGGCTGTCAAACAG GTACACTTACGGCCAGTTTGTGGAGATAAACAGCCACAGTCTTTTCTCTAAGTGGTTCTCGGAG AGTGGGAAACTTGTCACACGGATGTTCCAGAACATTCAGCAGTTGATAGACGACAAAGATgctcttgtttttgttttaattgaCGAG GTGGAGAGCTTAACGACGGCCCGTAACGCGTCGCAAGCTGGCACGGAACCCTCGGATGCCATCCGCGTCGTCAACGCCGTCCTCACGCAGCTAGACCAAATCAAGCG ACATCCCAATGTAGTCATCCTGACCACCTCTAATGTGTCTGAGAAGATTGACCTGGCCTTTGTGGACCGCGCAGACATTAAGCAGTACATCGGGCCTCCCTCAACAGAAGCCATCTTTGGCATCTACCAGTCCTGCCTGGAGGAACTGATGAAG TGTCAGATCATCTACCCTCGGCAGCAGCTGCTCACCATGTTTGAGCTGCAGACTATGGACTTCAAAGAGAGCAACGTATCCCAGCTGAGCCTGACCCTCAGGAACATCGCCAT AAAGAGCAAAGGCCTGAGTGGAAGGGCTCTTCGAAAGCTCCCCTTCTTGGCCCATGCCCTCTTCGTGAAG GCTCCTACTATTTCCCTGGAGGGATTCTTAGTGGCTCTGGATAAGGCTGTGGATAAACAGATAGAGGAACGAAAACATCTAGTCAACTCtgtatga
- the trip13 gene encoding pachytene checkpoint protein 2 homolog isoform X2: MDGDRMEVFSEPLQNGGGVSKNIHVEVSVKSSSTAKRSEIRKCTLALLNRHRMVFGNYKWTEFDEDFLSANVESVAIVDAEREPIDLKNCNLTVYVYSLSEDEPSMLALEEGQELSAASSWLLPAAEFHGIWESLVYDGEVKTQLLDYVSTTIFFSDKNVDSNLIAWNRVVLLHGPPGTGKTSLCKALAQKLSIRLSNRYTYGQFVEINSHSLFSKWFSESGKLVTRMFQNIQQLIDDKDALVFVLIDEVESLTTARNASQAGTEPSDAIRVVNAVLTQLDQIKRHPNVVILTTSNVSEKIDLAFVDRADIKQYIGPPSTEAIFGIYQSCLEELMKCQIIYPRQQLLTMFELQTMDFKESNVSQLSLTLRNIAIKSKGLSGRALRKLPFLAHALFVKAPTISLEGFLVALDKAVDKQIEERKHLVNSV, from the exons CACTGCAAAGAGATCTGAAATAAGAAAGTGCACACTGGCACTACTGAACCGACACCGCATGGTATTCGGAAACTACAAGTGGACTGAGTTCGATGAAGATTTCCTCAGTGCGAATGTAGAGTCTGTGGCCATTGTGGATGCAGAAAGAGAG CCAATTGATTTGAAGAATTGCAATCTGACTGTGTATGTTTACTCCCTGAGTGAAGATGAGCCCAGCATGCTTGCCCTGGAGGAGGGCCAAGAGCTGTCGGCAGCTAGTTCCTGGCTTCTACCAGCAG CTGAGTTCCATGGTATATGGGAGAGCCTTGTCTATGATGGTGAAGTCAAAACTCAg CTTTTGGACTACGTGTCCACAACGATTTTCTTCTCGGACAAAAATGTGGACAGCAACCTGATTGCATGGAACAGAGTGGTTCTACTTCACG GACCCCCGGGCACAGGGAAAACGTCACTGTGCAAAGCACTCGCCCAGAAGCTTTCCATCAGGCTGTCAAACAG GTACACTTACGGCCAGTTTGTGGAGATAAACAGCCACAGTCTTTTCTCTAAGTGGTTCTCGGAG AGTGGGAAACTTGTCACACGGATGTTCCAGAACATTCAGCAGTTGATAGACGACAAAGATgctcttgtttttgttttaattgaCGAG GTGGAGAGCTTAACGACGGCCCGTAACGCGTCGCAAGCTGGCACGGAACCCTCGGATGCCATCCGCGTCGTCAACGCCGTCCTCACGCAGCTAGACCAAATCAAGCG ACATCCCAATGTAGTCATCCTGACCACCTCTAATGTGTCTGAGAAGATTGACCTGGCCTTTGTGGACCGCGCAGACATTAAGCAGTACATCGGGCCTCCCTCAACAGAAGCCATCTTTGGCATCTACCAGTCCTGCCTGGAGGAACTGATGAAG TGTCAGATCATCTACCCTCGGCAGCAGCTGCTCACCATGTTTGAGCTGCAGACTATGGACTTCAAAGAGAGCAACGTATCCCAGCTGAGCCTGACCCTCAGGAACATCGCCAT AAAGAGCAAAGGCCTGAGTGGAAGGGCTCTTCGAAAGCTCCCCTTCTTGGCCCATGCCCTCTTCGTGAAG GCTCCTACTATTTCCCTGGAGGGATTCTTAGTGGCTCTGGATAAGGCTGTGGATAAACAGATAGAGGAACGAAAACATCTAGTCAACTCtgtatga